One genomic segment of Leptotrichia sp. oral taxon 215 str. W9775 includes these proteins:
- a CDS encoding B3/4 domain-containing protein, with the protein MSNFIVDNSFWEIFPDASVGVLILDNLDNTKESSDKVIKLLENSNEEAKKHLTEAQLSQNPVIFVWREAYQKFKTKKGVRASIEALLKRVEKGNGVGTINPLVDIYNSISLKYGMPCGAEDIDTFEGNLVLGVTEGGDEFYALGDEENSPTLEGEVCYRDDKGAVCRCFNWRDGKRTMITENTKKAFLVIEAVNSDRDEEIVKALEEIAVYAGEELGAQKVRLELLKKDNNTLEL; encoded by the coding sequence ATGAGTAATTTCATAGTAGACAATTCATTCTGGGAAATTTTTCCGGATGCCAGTGTAGGAGTGCTAATTCTGGATAATTTAGATAATACAAAGGAATCTTCAGATAAAGTGATAAAGTTATTGGAAAATTCAAATGAAGAAGCCAAAAAGCATCTAACTGAGGCACAGCTGAGTCAAAATCCGGTTATTTTTGTATGGAGGGAAGCATATCAGAAGTTCAAGACTAAAAAAGGGGTACGTGCAAGTATTGAAGCCCTTCTTAAAAGAGTTGAAAAGGGAAACGGTGTAGGCACAATTAATCCGTTAGTCGACATATATAATTCTATTTCATTGAAATATGGTATGCCTTGTGGAGCTGAAGATATAGATACATTTGAAGGAAACCTTGTTTTAGGAGTAACTGAAGGTGGAGACGAGTTTTATGCATTAGGGGATGAAGAAAACTCACCTACACTTGAAGGAGAAGTATGCTACAGAGATGATAAGGGAGCTGTATGCCGTTGTTTCAACTGGAGAGATGGAAAGAGAACAATGATTACAGAAAATACAAAGAAGGCGTTCTTAGTTATCGAAGCTGTAAATTCTGACAGGGATGAGGAAATAGTAAAAGCCCTTGAAGAGATAGCAGTTTATGCAGGAGAAGAGCTTGGAGCACAGAAAGTAAGACTGGAGTTATTGAAAAAGGACAATAATACATTGGAATTGTAA
- a CDS encoding deoxyguanosinetriphosphate triphosphohydrolase — MGKFKMSWSRLLSTESQRPRTNKKNSFTENGKNHENKKKQSMDLRSDFERDYHRILSSPSFRRLQDKTQVFPLEKNDFIRTRLTHSIEVSSFAKSLAQSVASEIMRQGLDEEFNYEEANAISDILASSGLLHDIGNPPFGHFGEDTIRTWFHRNLDKITMKNSKGEERKLREILNPQMCGDLLNFEGNAQAIRVAAKLHFLIDENGMNLTYALLNTLIKYPVDSLNIDKKSGDIKTKKMGYNLAEKDLFEKIVQNTGTLNEETGEVYRHPLTFLLEAADDIAYCTADIEDGVKKKFIKFEELVETLCEAIPENNKLHEDLISYKQHARERKYDDPELYAVQRWVVKIQGIFIRSVVGSFIQNYAAIMNGEYKRDLFADTESEVLLKTLKNLAYNEVFDSKAIVKMEVTANNIINYFLDNFICSILYWDTEYEDEMKGIDRKYLSILSETHRYIYSYYSKVYSESEEISQISDKSEREEKIYSYKLYLRILLVTDYISGMTDSFMKTLYQELIGIE; from the coding sequence ATGGGAAAATTTAAAATGAGCTGGAGCCGGCTTCTGTCGACAGAAAGTCAAAGACCGAGAACAAATAAGAAAAATAGTTTTACTGAAAATGGGAAAAATCATGAGAATAAGAAAAAGCAGTCGATGGATTTACGAAGTGACTTTGAAAGGGACTATCATCGTATATTGAGCAGTCCTTCCTTTAGAAGATTACAGGATAAAACACAGGTATTTCCTCTGGAAAAAAATGATTTTATACGGACAAGGCTTACACATTCGATAGAAGTGTCATCATTTGCAAAGTCTCTTGCCCAGTCGGTTGCAAGTGAAATAATGCGTCAGGGACTTGATGAAGAATTTAACTATGAGGAAGCAAATGCAATATCAGATATTCTTGCCAGTTCAGGTCTTCTGCACGATATTGGAAATCCACCATTTGGTCATTTTGGTGAAGATACAATAAGAACATGGTTTCACAGAAATTTAGATAAAATCACTATGAAAAATTCAAAAGGTGAAGAAAGGAAACTCAGGGAAATACTTAATCCCCAAATGTGTGGAGATTTACTGAATTTTGAGGGAAATGCACAGGCAATAAGGGTGGCGGCCAAGCTGCATTTTCTGATTGATGAAAATGGAATGAACCTTACTTATGCTTTACTGAATACTCTTATTAAATATCCGGTAGATTCTTTAAATATCGATAAGAAAAGTGGCGACATAAAAACAAAGAAAATGGGATATAATCTGGCTGAAAAAGATTTGTTTGAAAAAATAGTTCAAAATACAGGAACTTTGAATGAAGAAACAGGAGAAGTGTATCGTCATCCTTTGACATTTTTACTGGAAGCGGCTGATGATATAGCTTACTGTACTGCAGATATTGAAGATGGAGTAAAAAAGAAATTTATAAAGTTTGAAGAGCTTGTAGAGACATTATGTGAAGCAATACCTGAAAATAATAAGTTACATGAAGATCTGATAAGTTATAAACAGCATGCAAGGGAGAGAAAATATGACGATCCTGAATTATATGCAGTACAAAGATGGGTAGTAAAAATACAGGGAATATTTATAAGATCGGTGGTAGGTTCATTTATTCAGAATTATGCTGCCATAATGAATGGAGAGTATAAGAGGGACCTGTTTGCAGATACAGAAAGTGAAGTTCTTCTTAAAACATTAAAAAATCTTGCATATAATGAAGTTTTTGATTCAAAGGCAATTGTAAAAATGGAGGTAACAGCCAATAATATTATAAATTATTTTTTAGATAACTTTATATGTTCAATCTTGTATTGGGATACGGAATATGAAGATGAAATGAAGGGAATAGACAGAAAATATCTTTCAATTCTTTCTGAAACTCACAGGTATATTTACAGCTATTACAGTAAAGTGTATTCTGAAAGTGAAGAAATATCTCAAATCTCTGACAAAAGTGAAAGGGAAGAAAAAATATATTCATATAAACTTTATTTGAGAATACTGCTTGTCACTGATTATATTTCAGGAATGACTGACAGTTTTATGAAAACATTATATCAGGAACTGATAGGAATTGAATAG
- a CDS encoding YggT family protein, giving the protein MGYSLGSLLISAIDFYSFLILISVLGSWVDPYRKSKVFQTVEKFTEPYLKLFRIIIPIGNMNLDISPVIGLFILNYVVKRIIFVIF; this is encoded by the coding sequence ATGGGATACAGTTTAGGAAGTTTGCTTATTAGTGCAATAGATTTTTATTCGTTTTTAATATTAATATCAGTTTTAGGTTCATGGGTTGATCCTTACAGGAAATCGAAGGTATTTCAGACTGTTGAAAAGTTTACAGAGCCATATCTGAAACTATTTAGGATAATAATACCTATAGGAAATATGAATCTCGACATATCTCCTGTAATTGGGCTTTTTATATTAAATTACGTAGTAAAGAGAATAATTTTTGTAATATTTTAA
- a CDS encoding glycogen/starch/alpha-glucan phosphorylase: MVLDKAELKNSILRKLRRQYGKTMEEAHEYEIYYAVSRATLDYVVEKWYNTKKTYAKKHAKQIYYFSAEFLMGRYLGNNLINLQMNEVIKETLTELGIDINKVEDQEIDAGLGNGGLGRLAACFLDSMATLKLPGHGYGLRYKYGMFEQRIENGFQVEYPDNWTKYGDPWSIKRLDRVFEVKFGGKIEVHRDEVGKEYFKRVDTENVLAVAYDVPIIGYGNDTVNTLRLWEARSPEGFDLNLFNSQKYLMASEKAVEAEDISRVLYPNDTEKDGKMLRLKQQFFFTSASLQDIVRRYKSIYGNDFSKFHEKVAIQLNDTHPVVAIPELMRIFLDYEKLGWDEAWLICKKVFAYTNHTILSEALEKWDISLFQPLLPRIYQIVEEINRRFMDELNARYNGDWQKIQYMSIIGNGQIRMAWLAIVGSHKVNGVAALHTEILKHSELKDWYDLYPEKFLNKTNGITQRRWLLKANPELAEMITELIGDKWITDLYELKKLEQFIENDDVLNRLTEIKFNNKKKLAEYIKETTGIEVNPNSIFDVQVKRLHEYKRQLLNILHIMDLYNKLKENPLLDIEPRTFIFGAKAAAGYRRAKGIIKLINAVAEKVNNDTDINDKIKVVFLENYRVSLAEKIFPAADVSEQISTAGKEASGTGNMKFMLNGAITIGTLDGANVEIVEEAGSENEFIFGLKANEVEELQHSNSYNPFEEYNNVEGLKKVIDQLGDGTYDDDHTGIFRELQASLLYGAEGSRPDVYFLLKDFDSYRDTQIELGKAYRDRRNWAKKALKNIANAGKFSSDRTIMEYANEIWDVHPVEIENYID, translated from the coding sequence ATGGTATTAGACAAGGCTGAATTAAAAAACAGTATTCTTAGAAAATTGAGAAGACAGTATGGTAAAACTATGGAAGAAGCTCACGAATATGAAATTTATTATGCAGTTTCAAGAGCAACTTTAGACTATGTAGTTGAAAAATGGTATAACACTAAAAAAACATATGCAAAGAAGCATGCAAAACAGATATATTATTTTTCAGCAGAATTTTTAATGGGACGTTATTTAGGAAACAATCTTATTAACCTGCAGATGAATGAAGTAATAAAAGAAACATTAACTGAACTGGGAATAGATATAAATAAAGTTGAAGATCAGGAAATTGATGCAGGACTTGGTAATGGGGGATTAGGTAGACTTGCAGCATGTTTTCTGGATTCAATGGCAACACTTAAGCTGCCAGGACATGGTTATGGATTAAGATATAAATACGGTATGTTTGAACAGAGAATTGAAAATGGATTTCAGGTAGAATACCCTGATAACTGGACAAAATATGGAGATCCATGGTCAATAAAGAGACTGGATAGAGTTTTTGAAGTGAAATTTGGTGGAAAAATAGAAGTTCATAGAGATGAAGTAGGAAAAGAATACTTCAAAAGAGTAGATACCGAAAATGTTCTTGCAGTAGCTTATGATGTACCTATAATAGGATATGGAAATGACACAGTAAATACGCTTAGATTATGGGAAGCAAGATCACCTGAAGGATTTGACCTGAACCTGTTTAACTCACAGAAATACCTGATGGCTTCAGAAAAAGCGGTGGAAGCTGAAGATATTTCAAGAGTACTGTATCCAAATGATACTGAAAAAGATGGGAAAATGTTAAGACTTAAACAGCAGTTCTTCTTTACATCAGCTTCATTACAGGATATCGTCAGAAGATATAAGTCAATATATGGAAATGATTTCTCTAAATTCCATGAAAAGGTGGCAATTCAGTTAAATGATACTCATCCGGTAGTTGCAATACCTGAATTAATGAGAATTTTCCTGGATTACGAAAAATTAGGATGGGATGAAGCGTGGTTAATATGTAAAAAAGTATTTGCTTATACTAACCATACAATATTGTCAGAAGCATTGGAAAAATGGGATATTTCATTGTTCCAGCCACTTCTGCCTAGAATTTATCAGATTGTTGAAGAAATCAACAGAAGATTTATGGATGAACTGAATGCAAGATACAATGGAGACTGGCAAAAAATTCAATATATGTCAATTATCGGAAATGGTCAGATAAGAATGGCATGGCTTGCAATAGTAGGTTCACATAAGGTAAACGGAGTTGCGGCACTGCATACTGAAATATTGAAACATTCAGAACTGAAGGACTGGTATGACCTTTATCCTGAAAAATTCCTGAATAAGACAAATGGAATTACTCAAAGAAGATGGCTATTAAAGGCTAACCCTGAACTTGCAGAAATGATAACTGAACTTATTGGAGACAAGTGGATTACAGACCTTTATGAATTGAAAAAATTGGAACAGTTTATTGAAAATGACGATGTGCTTAACAGACTTACTGAAATTAAGTTTAACAATAAGAAAAAATTAGCAGAATATATTAAAGAAACAACAGGAATTGAAGTTAATCCTAATTCAATCTTTGATGTTCAGGTAAAAAGACTTCATGAATATAAAAGACAGCTGTTAAATATATTACATATAATGGATTTGTATAATAAACTTAAGGAAAATCCATTACTTGATATAGAGCCTAGAACATTTATATTTGGTGCCAAAGCGGCAGCAGGATATAGAAGGGCGAAAGGAATTATCAAGTTAATTAATGCAGTAGCTGAAAAAGTAAATAATGATACGGATATTAATGATAAAATAAAAGTTGTATTCCTTGAAAATTACAGGGTTTCACTTGCAGAAAAAATATTCCCTGCGGCAGATGTTTCAGAGCAGATTTCTACAGCAGGAAAAGAAGCTTCTGGAACAGGAAATATGAAATTTATGCTTAACGGTGCGATTACTATAGGAACATTAGATGGAGCAAATGTAGAAATCGTAGAAGAAGCCGGAAGCGAAAATGAATTTATTTTTGGACTGAAGGCAAATGAAGTTGAAGAACTGCAACATAGCAACTCATATAATCCTTTTGAAGAATACAACAATGTTGAAGGACTGAAAAAGGTTATTGACCAGTTAGGTGACGGAACTTATGATGATGATCACACAGGTATATTTAGGGAATTACAGGCTTCATTACTATATGGAGCGGAAGGATCAAGACCGGATGTATATTTCCTTCTGAAAGATTTCGATTCATACAGGGATACACAAATTGAACTTGGAAAAGCATATAGAGATAGAAGAAACTGGGCTAAAAAGGCTCTTAAGAATATAGCTAATGCCGGAAAGTTCAGTTCTGACAGAACTATAATGGAATATGCAAATGAAATATGGGATGTTCATCCTGTAGAAATAGAAAATTATATAGATTAG
- the pgsA gene encoding CDP-diacylglycerol--glycerol-3-phosphate 3-phosphatidyltransferase, with protein MNLPNKLATLRMILIIPFVFLLEIALGTSNTALSITLRILACIIFVGASITDYYDGQIARKYNLVTNLGKLIDPLADKLLVISALVVLAKYNQISLWIVLIIIFRELLITGLRAIVAAEGVVIAAETLGKWKTATQMVALTIIILIPLSYTANNILLLIPLILTIISGLEYILNSKDVFM; from the coding sequence ATGAATCTGCCAAATAAACTTGCAACTTTAAGAATGATTTTGATAATTCCTTTTGTATTTTTACTGGAAATAGCTCTGGGAACTAGCAATACGGCATTATCAATAACATTGAGAATACTTGCATGTATTATATTTGTGGGAGCTTCAATAACAGATTATTACGATGGTCAGATAGCAAGAAAATATAATCTTGTTACTAACCTTGGAAAATTGATAGATCCTTTGGCTGACAAGCTTCTTGTTATTTCAGCACTGGTAGTTCTTGCTAAGTACAATCAGATAAGCTTATGGATTGTTCTGATTATTATTTTTAGGGAACTGCTTATAACAGGGCTTAGAGCCATAGTGGCGGCTGAAGGTGTTGTTATTGCAGCTGAAACGCTTGGAAAATGGAAGACAGCAACGCAGATGGTAGCTTTGACGATTATTATATTGATTCCGTTAAGCTATACTGCAAATAATATTCTGTTATTAATTCCGTTAATTTTAACGATAATTTCAGGATTAGAATATATTTTAAATTCTAAAGATGTATTTATGTAA
- a CDS encoding OmpP1/FadL family transporter, whose product MKLKIAIMSLLTSILMSAASIDYLSNNSAAYFQNPSQTGKISVEGVFYNPAGTAFLEDGTYLNINMQNSLIEESMTLKGKKYKSNNYAGAPSFNLLYKKDNFSLFGNASVAAGGATLKYKDGVAGIALAADAFNQITGGRLGATLTSNNFKGQNRYYQLILGGAYKVNDQFAISGGLRYVLGVRKLKGTAGYSYNPLVGRMIGLKGNDLYIDSERTANGVGGTIGFDYKPTDTLNIAVKYDTPVKMKFKSKATEVKGMSIAGKPLGISFFYPEYADGTQYRRDLPGVLSLGVSKDVDRFTYSAGYIHYFNKAAKMDRFKYKDGYELNFGVDYRINDKFTWHAGFNYANTGAPRNTFTDVEYAVNSQIYATGLTYKPTENSEWKFGIAHVSYNSANGEKENTALRGVTLDKSQVKYDKSINVFTVGYTHKF is encoded by the coding sequence ATGAAACTAAAAATCGCAATTATGTCATTACTGACAAGTATATTAATGAGCGCTGCAAGTATAGATTATTTATCTAATAACTCAGCAGCTTATTTCCAGAATCCATCTCAAACAGGGAAAATATCTGTGGAAGGAGTTTTCTATAACCCAGCTGGAACAGCATTTCTGGAAGATGGAACGTATTTAAACATAAATATGCAAAATTCCTTAATAGAAGAATCAATGACCTTAAAAGGAAAAAAATATAAATCTAACAACTATGCCGGAGCCCCTTCATTCAATCTTTTATATAAAAAAGATAACTTTTCATTATTTGGAAATGCAAGTGTAGCAGCAGGAGGAGCAACTTTAAAATATAAAGATGGTGTGGCAGGAATAGCTCTTGCAGCAGATGCCTTCAATCAGATTACAGGTGGACGTTTAGGTGCAACTTTGACTTCAAACAATTTTAAAGGACAGAACAGATATTATCAACTGATTTTAGGAGGAGCCTATAAAGTTAATGACCAGTTTGCAATATCAGGAGGACTTAGATATGTTCTTGGTGTAAGAAAACTTAAAGGAACTGCCGGATATAGCTATAATCCATTAGTTGGAAGAATGATAGGATTAAAAGGAAATGATCTTTATATTGATTCAGAAAGAACGGCAAATGGTGTTGGAGGAACAATAGGATTTGACTATAAACCTACTGATACATTAAACATTGCAGTAAAATATGATACTCCGGTAAAAATGAAATTTAAATCTAAGGCAACTGAAGTGAAAGGAATGTCGATAGCAGGAAAACCTTTAGGAATATCATTCTTCTATCCTGAATATGCAGATGGAACACAATATAGAAGAGATTTACCAGGAGTTCTTTCATTGGGAGTTTCAAAAGATGTAGACAGATTTACTTATTCTGCCGGATATATCCATTACTTTAATAAAGCTGCTAAAATGGACAGATTTAAATATAAAGATGGATATGAACTTAATTTTGGTGTAGATTATAGAATTAATGACAAATTTACATGGCATGCAGGATTTAACTATGCAAATACAGGAGCACCAAGAAATACTTTCACAGATGTAGAATATGCTGTAAATTCTCAGATATATGCTACTGGACTTACTTATAAGCCAACAGAAAATTCAGAATGGAAATTTGGTATAGCTCATGTTTCATATAATTCTGCCAACGGTGAAAAGGAAAATACTGCATTAAGAGGAGTAACACTTGACAAATCACAAGTTAAGTATGATAAATCAATAAATGTGTTTACAGTAGGATACACACATAAATTTTAA
- a CDS encoding DUF1858 domain-containing protein: MEYVNKDMNIMEAVEKYPVIAQVLMRYGLGCVGCIISSAETLGEGIAAHGLNPDIIIEEVNAILEKQGE; this comes from the coding sequence ATGGAATACGTAAATAAGGACATGAATATAATGGAAGCAGTAGAAAAATATCCTGTAATAGCACAAGTTTTAATGAGATACGGACTTGGGTGTGTTGGATGTATAATTTCAAGTGCTGAAACATTAGGTGAAGGAATTGCTGCCCATGGATTAAACCCTGATATTATAATAGAAGAAGTAAACGCGATATTGGAAAAACAGGGAGAATAA